Proteins encoded in a region of the Leguminivora glycinivorella isolate SPB_JAAS2020 chromosome 23, LegGlyc_1.1, whole genome shotgun sequence genome:
- the LOC125238263 gene encoding uncharacterized protein LOC125238263, which translates to MHRISEHTLLEPPSPAYTNVTVRRAFIVWLHCGQANKFKDVCNYFHFLEGLEDQLSVDNRAVSRHHEFDLFTNPPPSSTYLQSHHPQLYTNTQLENYYVSKLEAIRNEKCVFKLEGFEEIGPKNGATKQQIVETSQLIRKYCLSHSITLKKFLVEFKEYVAKCQLTNNVQNVAFYIKRQMVKEEMTMIANCPKTFSFLEEDIEDTPVDFLSQMRLLDSTRLSPTMKLNGADVWNNENLKNKVSNAKNAFVKKPSQKKKVNVVPPPKLETPKYDVEYMKVIKQKLKNELMVL; encoded by the exons ATGCACCGTATATCTGAGCACACTCTTTTGGAGCCGCCATCACCCGCTTATACAAACGTGACAGTGCGGCGCGCCTTCATTGTATGGTTACACTGCGGACAGGCCAACAAGTTCAAGGACGTTTGCAACTACTTCCACTTCTTAGAGGGCTTG gAGGACCAGCTCTCAGTCGACAACCGAGCCGTCAGCCGTCACCACGAGTTCGACCTCTTCACCAACCCCCCACCCTCCTCCACCTACCTCCAGTCCCACCACCCCCAGCTGTACACCAACACTCAGCTCGAAAACTACTACGTCAGCAAACTGGAAGCCATCAGGAACGAGAAATGCGTCTTCAAACTTGAAGGCTTTGAAGAAATCGGACCGAAAAATGGAGCCACAAAACAGCAGATCGTCGAAACCAGTCAGCTCATAAGAAAATACTGCTTAAGCCATTCTATAACTTTAAAGAAGTTCTTAGTAGAATTTAAAGAGTATGTAGCTAAGTGTCAGTTGACGAATAACGTTCAAAATGTTGCCTTTTATATAAAGAGACAAATGGTGAAAGAAGAAATGACGATGATAGCGAATTGCCCTAAAACTTTTAGCTTTCTTGAAGAAGATATTGAAGATACTCCTGTAGATTTCTTGAGTCAAATGAGATTGTTGGATAGTACAAGATTATCTCCGACTATGAAGTTGAATGGTGCTGATGTGTGGAATAATGAGAATTTGAAGAACAAGGTATCGAATGCGAAAAATGCATTTGTGAAGAAACCAAGTCAGAAGAAGAAAGTGAATGTGGTTCCGCCGCCAAAGCTGGAAACTCCGAAGTACGACGTAGAATATATGAAAGTTATTAAACAGAAGTTAAAAAACGAATTAATGGTGTTGTGA
- the LOC125238265 gene encoding uncharacterized protein LOC125238265, with product MAATSMSTPINRITRDNLTVLIRNNVLDDSVEFMSDNDMMETDSPVRTVRSKNLQPISKKLFHSPMQNTEDENQVTRSPETRRRHRKRKQLLIPDGGERFKKAYIQCEEGFSENLGGMRKKVLISLFHNKEYSMDVGI from the exons ATGGCGGCAACAAGTATGTCGACCCCTATAAATAGAATAACACGAGATAATCTAACCGTGTTGATAAGGAACAACGTCTTGGATGACTCCGTGGAGTTCATGTCCGATAATGATATG atgGAAACAGATTCGCCAGTGCGAACTGTCCGAAGCAAAAATCTCCAGCCAATCAGCAAAAAACTCTTCCACTCCCCTATGCAAAACACAGAAGATGAGAACCAAGTTACCAGGAGCCCAGAAACCAGAAGAAGACATAGAAAGAGGAAGCAGCTCCTCATACCTGATGGGGGCGAGAGGTTTAAGAAGGCGTATATACAGTGTGAGGAGGGGTTCAGTGAGAATTTGGGGGGGATGAGGAAGAAGGTTTTGATTAGTCTGTTTCATAATAAGGAGTATTCTATGGATGTTGGGATttag